One genomic segment of Arachis duranensis cultivar V14167 chromosome 4, aradu.V14167.gnm2.J7QH, whole genome shotgun sequence includes these proteins:
- the LOC107483167 gene encoding berberine bridge enzyme-like 15, translating to MVSSPSSYLLIIVLLLLVLLTTSASIEENFIQCLSSYFSSNPKQFSTIIITRKNESFMSTLNSTAQNLRYLTPSMPKPEFIFTPLNESHVQAAVICSKKLDVHMRIRSGGHDYEGVSYVSEIETPFIIIDLAKLRTINVNITDNSAWVQAGATIGEVYYRISEKSAVHGFPGGICTSIGVGGHIAGGGFGAMVRKYGLAADNVLDAKLVDANGRLLDREAMGEIPFWAIRGGGSGNFGIILWWKIKLVPVPETVTVFTVTKTVEQGAEDIFLAWKDVASIDNDLFIRVIFQPVSAANKTGRTVSTSYNALFLGDASRLLKIMQHDFPKLGLTEKDCLKMSWIKSVLYLAGYPNDTNPDVLLQGKPIFKNYFKGKSDFFPFSTPPIQELFARLVEEDNPLIIWNPWAGGITYFPNSVTPFPYGFENLYLVEYLTLWHNASEDGSKHLDWIRKIYKYMTPYTNTQNLGRIAYVNYRDFDLGVNKKNAANFTEAAAWGLSYYQENFKKLVKIKNKMDPENVFRHEQSIPPDLSIMA from the exons ATGGTGTCATCACCAAGTTCATACTTGTTGATTATAGTGCTTTTGTTATTAGTTTTATTGACAACTTCAGCTTCAATTGAAGAAAACTTTATCCAATGTCTAAGCTCATATTTTTCAAGCAATCCAAAACAATTTTCTACAATAATTATCACTAGGAAAAATGAATCATTCATGAGTACCCTTAATTCCACAGCACAAAACCTAAGGTATTTGACGCCTTCAATGCCAAAGCCAGAATTTATATTCACACCTTTAAATGAATCTCATGTTCAAGCTGCAGTTATTTGCTCAAAAAAACTTGATGTTCACATGAGAATACGAAGCGGTGGCCATGATTACGAAGGAGTCTCATATGTTTCTGAGATTGAAACCCCTTTCATAATCATTGATTTGGCTAAACTTCGTACAATCAATGTAAACATAACAGACAATAGCGCCTGGGTTCAAGCCGGAGCCACAATTGGAGAAGTTTATTATAGAATATCAGAGAAAAGTGCAGTTCATGGATTCCCTGGAGGCATATGCACAAGCATAGGTGTTGGAGGGCACATTGCGGGAGGTGGATTCGGAGCCATGGTAAGGAAGTATGGGCTTGCAGCCGACAATGTCCTCGATGCAAAACTAGTTGATGCCAATGGGAGATTGCTGGACAGAGAAGCCATGGGAGAAATCCCATTTTGGGCCATTAGAGGAGGTGGAAGTGGAAACTTTGGAATCATTCTTTGGTGGAAGATAAAGCTTGTTCCTGTGCCAGAAACTGTGACCGTGTTCACAGTTACCAAGACAGTAGAGCAAGGTGCAGAAGACATTTTCCTTGCATGGAAAGATGTGGCTTCCATTGACAATGATCTTTTCATAAGAGTCATCTTTCAACCAGTTAGTGCTGCCAATAAAACTGGGAGAACCGTCTCAACTTCTTACAATGCCCTCTTCCTTG GTGATGCGAGTAGACTCCTCAAAATTATGCAACATGACTTTCCTAAGTTGGGTTTGACAGAAAAAGATTGCttgaaaatgagttggattaaATCGGTACTCTATCTTGCTGGTTACCCTAATGATACAAACCCTGATGTCTTGCTTCAAGGAAAACCAATATTCAAAAACTACTTCAAAGGCAAGTcagatttttttccattttcgaCACCGCCCATTCAAGAGTTATTCGCAAGGTTGGTTGAAGAAGATAACCCTTTAATAATTTGGAACCCATGGGCCGGAGGAATAACATATTTCCCAAATTCTGTTACGCCATTTCCTTATGGatttgaaaatctttatttgGTCGAGTACTTAACTTTGTGGCATAATGCATCCGAGGATGGGTCAAAGCATTTAGATTGGATTAGAAAGATCTACAAGTACATGACCCCTTATACAAATACTCAAAATCTAGGCAGGATAGCATATGTGAATTATAGGGATTTTGATTTAGGAGTGAATAAGAAAAATGCCGCAAATTTTACAGAAGCAGCTGCATGGGGTCTTTCATATTATCAGgaaaatttcaaaaagttagtgaaaataaagaataaaatggATCCTGAAAATGTCTTTAGACATGAGCAGAGTATTCCACCAGATCTATCAATCATGGcttaa